The following coding sequences lie in one Streptomyces sp. NBC_00510 genomic window:
- a CDS encoding SWIM zinc finger family protein: MDGMDGQRAERWTADQVLALAPDASSRKAGTALATAARWSGTGSSGTAVWGLCAGSGGTPYQAVVDTAGPAFRCGCPSRKFPCKHALALLLLWAGGEVGPAAHGGGRPDWVTEWLDARRAREERTSPGGRGTSGGGDPEAARRRAERRAGRVAAGATELERRLADLLRDGLAGADREGYRRWDETAARMVDAQAPGLASRVRELGALAGSGGDWPSRLLEETALLHLLARGCLRQDALPAPLAATVRSRVGFTVDSAELLAGPTVRDRWLVLARHDTADDRLTTRRTWLHGEATARTALLLSFGAAGRAPEPALPVGLGLDAELAFHPGARQLRAVLGPRHDTPLPGRVPPGVPVAAALGAYGEALADDPWLDAWPVVLAGVVPIPGGTGWQVADGDGSDAVPVTAGGAGAGAGLWRLAAVSGGHPVTVFGELGHQGFRPFTAWGGAGAEPVPLTV, translated from the coding sequence ATGGACGGGATGGACGGACAGCGGGCGGAGCGGTGGACCGCCGACCAGGTCCTGGCACTCGCGCCCGACGCGTCGTCGCGCAAGGCCGGGACGGCGCTGGCGACGGCCGCCCGCTGGTCCGGGACGGGGTCCTCGGGCACGGCGGTGTGGGGGTTGTGCGCGGGCAGCGGCGGCACGCCGTACCAGGCGGTGGTCGACACGGCGGGGCCCGCCTTCAGGTGCGGCTGCCCCAGCCGCAAGTTCCCGTGCAAGCACGCGCTCGCGCTGCTCCTGCTGTGGGCGGGGGGCGAGGTCGGACCGGCCGCACACGGGGGCGGCCGGCCCGACTGGGTCACCGAGTGGCTGGACGCGCGCCGCGCGCGCGAGGAGCGGACGTCCCCGGGCGGGCGCGGCACGTCCGGCGGCGGTGACCCGGAGGCGGCGCGCAGACGGGCCGAGCGCCGGGCGGGGCGGGTGGCCGCCGGCGCCACGGAGCTGGAGCGACGGCTGGCGGATCTGCTGCGGGACGGCCTGGCGGGAGCGGACCGCGAGGGGTACCGGCGGTGGGACGAGACGGCGGCGCGCATGGTGGACGCCCAGGCCCCCGGGCTCGCCTCGCGGGTGCGCGAGCTGGGCGCGCTGGCGGGGTCGGGGGGCGACTGGCCGTCACGGCTGCTGGAGGAGACGGCGCTGCTGCATCTGCTGGCCCGGGGCTGTCTGCGGCAGGACGCGCTGCCCGCGCCGCTGGCGGCCACCGTCCGGTCCCGGGTCGGCTTCACGGTGGACTCGGCGGAGCTCCTGGCGGGACCGACGGTGCGGGACCGCTGGCTGGTCCTGGCACGGCACGACACCGCCGACGACCGTCTCACCACCCGCAGGACCTGGCTGCACGGCGAGGCCACCGCCCGTACCGCGCTGCTGCTGTCCTTCGGGGCCGCGGGCCGGGCGCCGGAGCCGGCACTGCCGGTCGGCCTCGGCCTCGACGCGGAGCTGGCCTTCCACCCGGGGGCCCGTCAGCTGCGGGCGGTGCTCGGGCCGCGGCACGACACGCCGCTGCCCGGCCGTGTGCCGCCGGGCGTGCCGGTCGCCGCGGCACTCGGCGCCTACGGGGAGGCCCTGGCCGACGACCCGTGGCTGGACGCCTGGCCGGTCGTGCTCGCCGGCGTCGTGCCGATACCGGGCGGAACGGGCTGGCAGGTGGCGGACGGGGACGGGAGCGACGCCGTCCCGGTCACGGCGGGCGGCGCCGGTGCCGGAGCGGGTCTGTGGCGCCTCGCGGCGGTCTCCGGCGGCCACCCGGTGACGGTGTTCGGCGAGCTCGGCCACCAGGGCTTCCGGCCGTTCACGGCCTGGGGCGGCGCGGGCGCGGAGCCGGTGCCGCTGACGGTGTGA
- a CDS encoding DUF5691 domain-containing protein: protein MTTTWADLVGTALLGTDRRGSTPEELLDSAALAVVRRRAGARPATAGARPATTPHDPRPPLPEAARRRLSLLLADRSVGGGGGSRRGAAPNLAELLPQWLAVANARGWAAPPELLPALLDAARARTDLRPDALALAGPRGLWLAELNSDWRFALRAGAPGVVPDTGDPGAVRTLWEEGLFAERVALLSRLRARDPRQALELLRSGWAAERAEDRLMFLDSLREGLSPQDEPFLEQALTDRSRNVRATAAELLSALPGSALAARMAARARTCVAWDPGGGRIGAEAPYECDAAMERDGVVAIPPAGRGERAWWFGQVVDAAPLVTWRERFGGRTPEEIIALPVADDWQADLHAAWCRAAVRQGDAAWARALLGPTPAPATAVSPVGDPAKLLSILPAPERAEWVARFIAAHGLSEAFQMLAVCAVPWAEPLGAAAVDALDIARDAGSYPWSFSGVMGLAERCMDPAEADRAAPLAAVPAESADTSPGAGAYWAEAFQRLVGTLRLRAAMLAELA from the coding sequence ATGACGACGACCTGGGCCGACCTGGTCGGCACCGCGCTCCTCGGCACCGACCGCAGGGGCAGCACACCCGAGGAGCTGCTGGACTCCGCCGCGCTCGCCGTCGTACGGCGCCGCGCCGGAGCGCGGCCGGCGACGGCGGGGGCGCGGCCGGCCACGACGCCCCACGACCCGCGGCCGCCGCTGCCCGAGGCGGCACGACGGCGCCTGTCCCTGCTGCTGGCGGACCGCTCGGTCGGGGGCGGCGGGGGCAGCCGGCGTGGCGCCGCCCCCAACCTCGCCGAGCTGCTGCCCCAGTGGCTCGCCGTGGCCAACGCCCGCGGCTGGGCGGCCCCGCCGGAGCTGCTGCCCGCGCTGCTGGACGCCGCCCGCGCACGCACCGACCTGCGGCCGGACGCCCTGGCGCTGGCGGGACCGCGCGGGTTGTGGCTGGCGGAGCTGAACTCCGACTGGCGGTTCGCGCTGCGCGCCGGGGCGCCGGGCGTCGTACCGGACACCGGTGACCCGGGCGCCGTGCGGACGCTGTGGGAGGAGGGGCTGTTCGCCGAACGGGTGGCCTTGCTGTCCCGGCTGCGGGCCCGCGACCCGCGGCAGGCGCTGGAGCTGCTGCGCTCGGGATGGGCCGCGGAGCGCGCCGAGGACCGGCTGATGTTCCTGGACTCGCTCCGCGAGGGCCTGTCGCCGCAGGACGAGCCGTTCCTGGAGCAGGCCCTCACCGACCGCAGCCGCAATGTGCGGGCCACCGCCGCGGAGCTGCTGTCGGCGCTCCCCGGCTCCGCCCTCGCCGCCCGGATGGCCGCACGGGCCAGGACGTGCGTCGCGTGGGATCCGGGGGGTGGCCGAATCGGGGCGGAGGCGCCGTACGAGTGCGACGCGGCCATGGAACGCGACGGCGTGGTGGCGATACCGCCCGCCGGGCGCGGGGAGCGGGCGTGGTGGTTCGGCCAGGTGGTGGACGCGGCGCCGCTCGTCACGTGGCGGGAGCGGTTCGGCGGCCGGACGCCGGAGGAGATCATCGCGCTGCCGGTCGCGGACGACTGGCAGGCGGATCTGCACGCGGCGTGGTGCCGGGCCGCGGTGCGCCAGGGGGACGCGGCCTGGGCACGCGCCCTGCTGGGCCCCACCCCGGCGCCCGCGACGGCGGTCAGTCCCGTCGGGGACCCGGCGAAGCTGCTGTCGATCCTCCCGGCCCCGGAGCGGGCGGAGTGGGTGGCCCGCTTCATCGCGGCGCACGGCTTGTCGGAGGCGTTCCAGATGCTCGCGGTATGCGCCGTGCCCTGGGCCGAGCCGCTGGGGGCGGCGGCGGTGGACGCGCTGGACATCGCGCGGGACGCGGGCAGCTACCCGTGGAGCTTCAGCGGGGTCATGGGCCTGGCCGAACGCTGCATGGACCCCGCGGAGGCCGACCGGGCGGCCCCGCTGGCCGCGGTGCCGGCCGAGTCCGCCGACACCTCACCGGGCGCCGGGGCGTACTGGGCGGAGGCCTTCCAGCGACTGGTCGGCACCTTGCGCCTGCGGGCCGCGATGCTGGCGGAGCTCGCCTGA
- a CDS encoding M23 family metallopeptidase encodes MNDRHPAGYAPEYSGYGYEGHSDASYAPVGAAHADDDPLFGSCQGYPAYDTGSYATVSYDTTATGYWPSGQAAGTAAYGDHAGTATGTWYPDATQAQPAAAYDYAQYEHTAVHAAYEEPEAAHAHAPEAAHAHAPEPAAYEQPDRYGTEAYAQEHYEAEHYEADRYEPESYEAEPYEPDAHDTAEDDAEPDPEHGAEDGAAPAPLPRPRSGNGVGSRRRRPARRSALLTVAVPSVAVMGVACAAAVTVNTDDPDSSRTQADGVPEAANAPTTKLDQQLAGVNRDVDDFTDRASRNQERIDLKERQALERAKKAAEAALKEQLRPKFLLPVKQHGLSAYFGQAGVNWMSVHTGIDFPVDYGTPVMAATDGVVRTQWNSAYGNMAIVTAPDGTETWYCHLSSTKIRSGSVKAGEVIAYSGNSGNSTGPHLHFEVRPAGGAAIDPLQWLLKHGIDPR; translated from the coding sequence GTGAACGACCGTCATCCGGCGGGGTACGCCCCCGAGTACAGCGGCTATGGGTACGAGGGGCATTCCGACGCCTCCTACGCGCCCGTGGGCGCCGCTCACGCGGATGACGATCCACTCTTCGGCTCCTGCCAGGGCTACCCCGCCTACGACACGGGGTCCTACGCCACCGTCTCGTACGACACCACCGCGACCGGCTACTGGCCCTCGGGGCAGGCCGCCGGCACCGCCGCCTACGGCGACCACGCGGGCACGGCCACCGGCACCTGGTACCCGGACGCCACACAGGCGCAGCCGGCGGCGGCCTACGACTACGCGCAGTACGAGCACACGGCCGTCCACGCCGCCTACGAGGAGCCCGAGGCCGCCCACGCCCACGCTCCCGAGGCCGCTCACGCCCACGCTCCCGAGCCCGCCGCCTACGAGCAGCCGGACCGGTACGGGACCGAGGCGTACGCCCAGGAGCACTACGAGGCCGAGCACTACGAGGCCGACCGGTACGAGCCTGAGTCGTACGAGGCCGAGCCCTACGAGCCCGACGCCCACGACACCGCCGAGGACGACGCGGAGCCGGACCCGGAGCACGGCGCCGAGGACGGCGCCGCCCCGGCCCCCCTGCCGCGCCCGCGCAGCGGGAACGGCGTCGGGAGCCGCCGGCGCCGCCCGGCCCGGCGCTCCGCCCTGCTCACCGTCGCCGTCCCCTCCGTGGCGGTGATGGGCGTCGCCTGCGCGGCCGCCGTCACCGTCAACACCGACGACCCCGACAGCAGCCGCACCCAGGCCGACGGCGTGCCCGAGGCGGCCAACGCCCCGACCACGAAGCTCGACCAGCAGCTCGCCGGGGTCAACCGGGACGTCGACGACTTCACCGACCGGGCCAGCCGTAACCAGGAGCGCATCGACCTCAAGGAGCGCCAGGCGCTGGAGCGCGCGAAGAAGGCGGCGGAGGCGGCCCTCAAGGAGCAGCTGCGCCCCAAGTTCCTGCTCCCGGTCAAGCAGCACGGCCTGAGCGCCTACTTCGGGCAGGCGGGCGTGAACTGGATGTCGGTCCACACCGGCATCGACTTCCCGGTGGACTACGGCACCCCGGTGATGGCCGCGACCGACGGCGTCGTGCGCACCCAGTGGAACAGCGCTTACGGCAACATGGCGATAGTGACCGCCCCCGACGGCACCGAGACCTGGTACTGCCACCTGAGCAGCACCAAGATCCGCTCGGGCTCGGTCAAGGCCGGCGAGGTCATCGCCTACTCCGGCAATTCGGGCAACTCCACCGGGCCGCACCTCCACTTCGAGGTGCGTCCCGCGGGCGGCGCGGCCATCGACCCGCTGCAGTGGCTGCTGAAGCACGGGATCGACCCGCGCTGA
- a CDS encoding AAA family ATPase translates to MSVDTALRPHAEDAFAHELKALAAADDRPRPARWNLSPWAVATYLLGGELPDGTVVTPKYVGPRRIVEVAVSTLATDRALLLLGVPGTAKTWVSEHLAAAVSGDSTLLVQGTAGTPEEAIRYGWNYARLLTGGPSPEALVPSPVMRAMAEGRIARVEELTRVPADVQDTLITILSEKTLPIPELGTETQAVRGFNLIATANDRDRGVNDLSSALRRRFNTVVLPLPATVEEEVDIVSRRVGQLGRSLELPAAPEGADEIRRVVTVFRELRGGVTADGRTKVKSPSGTLSTAEAISVVTNGLALAAHFGDGVLRAGDVAAGLLGAVVRDPAADRVVWQEYLETVVREREGWKDFYRACREVTP, encoded by the coding sequence ATGTCCGTGGACACCGCACTCCGGCCGCACGCCGAAGACGCGTTCGCCCATGAGCTCAAGGCTCTCGCGGCGGCCGACGACCGGCCGCGCCCCGCCCGGTGGAACCTGTCGCCGTGGGCGGTCGCCACGTACCTGCTCGGCGGCGAGCTGCCCGACGGCACGGTCGTCACCCCCAAGTACGTGGGTCCGCGGCGGATCGTGGAGGTCGCGGTCAGCACGCTCGCTACCGACCGGGCGCTGCTGCTGCTCGGTGTCCCGGGCACCGCGAAGACCTGGGTCTCCGAACACCTCGCCGCCGCCGTCAGCGGTGACTCCACGCTGCTCGTGCAGGGCACCGCGGGCACGCCGGAGGAGGCCATCCGCTACGGGTGGAACTACGCCCGGCTGCTCACCGGCGGGCCGAGCCCGGAGGCCCTGGTCCCGAGCCCGGTCATGAGGGCGATGGCCGAGGGGCGCATCGCCCGCGTGGAGGAGCTGACCCGCGTCCCCGCGGACGTCCAGGACACGCTCATCACCATCCTCTCGGAGAAGACGCTGCCGATACCGGAGCTGGGCACCGAGACCCAGGCGGTGCGCGGGTTCAACCTGATCGCGACCGCCAACGACCGGGACCGCGGTGTCAACGACCTGTCCAGCGCGCTGCGCCGGCGCTTCAACACGGTCGTGCTGCCGCTGCCCGCGACCGTGGAGGAGGAGGTCGACATCGTCAGCCGCCGCGTCGGCCAGCTCGGGCGCTCGCTGGAACTGCCGGCCGCCCCGGAGGGCGCGGACGAGATCCGGCGGGTGGTCACCGTCTTCCGTGAACTGCGCGGCGGGGTCACCGCCGACGGGCGCACGAAGGTGAAGTCCCCCTCCGGCACGCTCTCCACGGCCGAGGCGATCTCCGTGGTGACCAACGGGCTCGCCCTGGCCGCGCACTTCGGCGACGGCGTGCTGCGCGCAGGGGACGTCGCCGCCGGGCTGCTCGGCGCGGTGGTCCGCGACCCGGCCGCCGACCGCGTGGTCTGGCAGGAGTACCTGGAGACCGTCGTCCGTGAGCGGG
- a CDS encoding cobalamin B12-binding domain-containing protein, protein MGVSGPIRVVVAKPGLDGHDRGAKVIARALRDAGMEVIYTGLHQTPEQIVDTAIQEDADAVGLSILSGAHMTLFAKVIELLRERDAEDIKVFGGGIIPEDDIAPLQELGVAAIFTPGTSTGDVVTWVNDNIRHPAEA, encoded by the coding sequence ATGGGAGTGTCCGGACCGATCCGTGTGGTGGTCGCCAAGCCGGGCCTGGACGGCCACGACCGCGGGGCCAAGGTCATCGCGCGAGCGCTGCGGGACGCCGGCATGGAGGTCATCTACACCGGTCTCCACCAGACGCCCGAGCAGATCGTGGACACCGCGATCCAGGAGGACGCCGACGCCGTCGGGCTGTCCATCCTCTCCGGAGCCCACATGACGCTGTTCGCCAAGGTGATCGAGCTGCTCCGGGAGCGTGACGCGGAGGACATCAAGGTGTTCGGCGGCGGGATCATCCCCGAGGACGACATCGCCCCGCTGCAGGAACTGGGCGTGGCCGCGATCTTCACCCCGGGCACGTCGACCGGCGACGTCGTCACCTGGGTGAACGACAACATCCGCCATCCGGCCGAAGCCTGA
- a CDS encoding alpha/beta fold hydrolase — MGVLSFGVGDRLVRQAAYVRAAAIEIAILTGHVFLYPTGIFQERGPQLAAGDSEAPPRLPTAGRSHPPVLLLHGFVDNRSVFAMLRRSLRRHGWPHVQALNYSPLTCDIRTAAALLGRHVEQICEQTGHRQVDIVGHSLGGLIARYYAQRLGGDTRVRTVVTLGTPHAGTRAAPLLNPHPIVRQMRPNSDLIEELAKPATGCRTRFVAFWSDLDELMSPVEAARLDHPDLIARNVHVAGVGHLTMPVHAAIAAGIRQALLGEELASGAVDAA, encoded by the coding sequence ATGGGCGTCCTGTCTTTCGGTGTCGGAGACCGCTTGGTACGCCAGGCGGCCTACGTACGAGCCGCGGCGATCGAGATCGCCATCCTGACCGGTCATGTTTTCCTCTACCCGACCGGTATCTTCCAGGAGCGCGGGCCACAGTTGGCGGCCGGCGACTCCGAGGCGCCGCCACGCCTCCCCACCGCGGGCCGGAGCCATCCCCCGGTGCTCCTGCTGCACGGCTTCGTGGACAACCGTTCGGTGTTCGCGATGCTCCGCCGGTCGCTGCGACGGCACGGCTGGCCGCATGTGCAGGCGCTCAACTACTCGCCGCTGACCTGTGACATCCGTACGGCGGCCGCCCTCCTCGGACGCCACGTCGAACAGATCTGCGAGCAGACGGGGCACCGCCAGGTGGACATCGTGGGCCACAGCCTCGGTGGGCTCATCGCCCGCTACTACGCCCAGCGCCTGGGCGGCGACACGCGGGTGCGCACCGTGGTCACCCTGGGCACCCCGCACGCCGGGACCCGCGCCGCGCCGCTACTGAACCCGCATCCGATCGTCCGCCAGATGCGGCCCAACTCCGACCTCATCGAGGAACTGGCCAAGCCGGCGACCGGGTGCCGTACCCGTTTCGTGGCGTTCTGGAGTGATCTGGACGAGCTGATGAGCCCGGTCGAGGCCGCCCGGCTCGATCACCCGGACCTCATCGCCCGCAACGTCCACGTCGCGGGGGTCGGACATCTGACCATGCCGGTCCACGCGGCCATCGCCGCCGGCATCCGGCAGGCACTGCTGGGCGAGGAACTGGCGTCGGGGGCCGTGGACGCCGCCTGA